GACCCGGAAACCGGACATGGATTGGTGACAGATGTCTGTCTGAAAAGAAAAATCAGGAACTACGTTCAGCTTGCCAAAGGGGGCAATAACAAAGGCTATGAAATTTTTATTAAAGAAAAAGCCGTTCTGAATAATCTTATAGATCAAGCCCACGATCGGGAAGAAGTCAAGGTTAAGGATAAAGGAGAGAAAACTGAAGCTGCGCGACAATATATGTGTAAAACCTACTTCGATGTTCGGACATTTGGTGCAGTTATGTCCACGGGAAAGAATGCAGGCCAGGTTAGGGGTCCTGTCCAGCTCACATTCGCGCGTAGTATCGATCCTATTGTGCCTTTAGAACACAGCATCACCCGGATGGCTGTAGCTACCGAAGCTGAGGCGGAGAAACAACATGGGGATAACCGCACGATGGGCCGGAAATTTACTGTACCTTATGCTCTTTATTGCTGTCATGGCTTTGTTTCGGCGTCATTTGCCGAACAAACCGGTTTTTCAGAGGCAGATTTAAATCTGTTATGGGAAGCATTGAGAAATATGTTCGATCATGATCGATCCGCGGCCCGTGGCCAGATGGCTACCCGCAAATTGATTGTTTTCAAACATGACTCAATAATGGGAAAGGCGCATGCCCATAAATTATTCGATTTGGTTAAGACGATAAGAATCAATGCTGAAAAAGGGCCAGCAAGATCGTTTTCTGACTATTGTGTATCTATTAATGAAGACAGTTTGTCCGACGGTGTTTCTTTGGAAAAACAACTTGATGTGTAAGTGATATGCACCATGAACAACGATCTAAACGAGTAGCACTTTTACGGTAAGATAGTCGGCGTGGCACGGGCAAGCGGAATCGATGCTGGACTATCAGGACTATCCTCGCCAGCTCCGCCTGCCTCTGTGAGCAAAGATGCAGGAATACCTTAAGAAAGACTGTATTCCATGCGCGACAATAAATGCGGCACCGGAAATAAATCCAGTGATCTATCCTGAAGCTGATTTGCTGCCCTTATCGGCACTTCAACACCTGCTGTTCTGTGAACGACAATGCGCCTTGATTCACATCGAGCAGGCATGGGTGGAAAACCTATTCACGGCTGAAGGCCGCATAATGCATGAACGGGTGGATTCCGGTCGCAGTGAGTCCAGAAAGGATCTACGCATTTCGTTCAGCCTGCCTCTTCATTCGCTACGGCTGGGTCTGGTGGGGAAAGCTGATGTGGTGGAGTTTCATCGGGAAATTCGTCAAAATGGGAATAAAACATCTGATCTCGTAATCTGGCGACCGTTTCCGGTAGAACACAAACGAGGAAGGCCAAAGAAGGAAAGCTGGGACAAGGTTCAGTTGTGCGCCCAAGCCATGTGTCTGGAAGAAATGTTGTCCCTGGAAGTACCTGAAGGGGCTCTTTTTTATGGCAAAACCCGCCGCCGGGTGGATGTGGTGTTTGATGCGGAACTGCGGTGCGAAACAGCAGAAACAGCCCGCAGACTGCATGAGCTG
The sequence above is drawn from the Desulfatirhabdium butyrativorans DSM 18734 genome and encodes:
- the cas7c gene encoding type I-C CRISPR-associated protein Cas7/Csd2, giving the protein MTDAIQNRYDFVVFFDVKDGNPNGDPDAGNLPRIDPETGHGLVTDVCLKRKIRNYVQLAKGGNNKGYEIFIKEKAVLNNLIDQAHDREEVKVKDKGEKTEAARQYMCKTYFDVRTFGAVMSTGKNAGQVRGPVQLTFARSIDPIVPLEHSITRMAVATEAEAEKQHGDNRTMGRKFTVPYALYCCHGFVSASFAEQTGFSEADLNLLWEALRNMFDHDRSAARGQMATRKLIVFKHDSIMGKAHAHKLFDLVKTIRINAEKGPARSFSDYCVSINEDSLSDGVSLEKQLDV
- the cas4 gene encoding CRISPR-associated protein Cas4 — protein: MQEYLKKDCIPCATINAAPEINPVIYPEADLLPLSALQHLLFCERQCALIHIEQAWVENLFTAEGRIMHERVDSGRSESRKDLRISFSLPLHSLRLGLVGKADVVEFHREIRQNGNKTSDLVIWRPFPVEHKRGRPKKESWDKVQLCAQAMCLEEMLSLEVPEGALFYGKTRRRVDVVFDAELRCETAETARRLHELFASGKTPPPVLTSACESCSFIEVCLPHALERPKSVHKYLKSMVGDP